Genomic DNA from Desulfonema ishimotonii:
ATTCTGATGCGTCTGTTTTTCAATAACCGGCAAGTCTCCCACAACCAGCTGGGGCGTAATGCCCTTGTCCGTAAGAACAACTTTTGTGTTGTTCTTGAGACAATTTTCGGTCACTTCGAGTTTCTTTAAATCCTGTGCATTCCCGGCAAAATATTTCTCTGCGGCCTCATTAACAAGCTCAATTGCTTTTGCCTTACCTTCCGCGACCCGTATCTCAGCTTCCTTCCGGCCCTCTGCGACCTGAATCGTCGCCTTTTTTTCCTGCTCGGCCGCTTCAAATTTTCCGGTTGCCAAAAGCCGCATGGCACGGCGCTCCTGTTCCGCAATCTTCTGCTTGTGCATCGCCTTTTTTATATCCTCGGGCGGATCTATCAGTTTTATTTCAACATTACAGACTTTTATGCCCCAGTTGTCCGTCATTTTATCCAGTGAAAGCTGGAGATTGGAGGCAATCTTTTCCCTGGCAACCAGACTTTCATCCAGTGTCAGCTTACCGAATTCCTGTCTCAGATTTGTTTTGGCCAGTTCCAGAACAGCGGTACTCCAGTCATCAATGTGGTAAAAAGACATCTTTACGTCCTCAGAATCAAGACCCGGCCTGGCCCAGATGATGCCGTCAACCGTGATCTCGACATTATCTTTTGTGATCACATCCTGAGGCGGAAAATCCATTGTATGCTCTCTGATATCCCTGATCCGGGTGAGTTCAACAAAGGGCAGTTGGAAATGAAGACCGGGTTCCACGAATCGTCTGTATTTGCCAAAGAACTCAACAATGCCGCGTTCGTATTGTTTCAGTGTGTAAATCGGGCTGTAAACAGTTCGCATGAATTCCCCTTACATTTGATAGGTGCGTAAAAAAATCTGAGAAACCGTCGTTCCCGCGAAAACGGGAATCCGTGAGTTACACATGGTGCTGAACCGCTCGAATTCTGATAATTTTCAACGATATGTGCCGGATTTCGCTGCACCCAGGCCCGCCTGACGGATTCAGACCCCCTGCTGTCCGCAACATATTTTCTGCAAAAGTGTCACCTGTCAAGTGACAATACTTCGGACAGTTTTTATAACCTACTGTTTTTATTAGATTCGATAATCTTGAATTGAAAAAATAAAATCTTTTAATTTCAGCAGGTTAGTTTTTACATAAATTTCTATTTTCAAAAATTGTCCGAACCATTGAAATGAATGCTCCCCTCCTGAAACAAAAAAACACAGGCCTTTTAGGGACTCGGCATGAAATAACTTACCGGCAAACGGCTCTTTTTTCGGAGTGCGAAAGCTGAGCCCCGAGGGGGCGATCTTTTGCAAAAGCTGCGAAAAACCGGCTTCCGGCCTTAATTTTCGCACTCCGCCTCTGATTCGCTGGCATTTTAAAAACAGCTTCTTATGGAAAATTTATTTCTTCCAAGTCTCTTACAGCCGGGGCCATCCGTATTTGCGATGCGGCCCGCATCTTCCAACCGATTCTCCCCCCTCTGACACCGGAAAACCGGGCGTTCAGGTATCATCCCTTGGCACTTATTTTGTCAGATGCCGATCGGCATAAACGTTTTTTAAAAAAGCAGATTCAGACCTGAATCCTGAACTCCGGAGGCCACAAATTCAATTGGCATGAAGCAGCAGCGCCTGTTTGAAACGCAGGCTCCCTCCGGGGCCTTTCAAACAGGCGCTCAATACAAAACATCATCATTCGTTTTCCAGCTTAAACCAGTAT
This window encodes:
- a CDS encoding SPFH domain-containing protein; this translates as MRTVYSPIYTLKQYERGIVEFFGKYRRFVEPGLHFQLPFVELTRIRDIREHTMDFPPQDVITKDNVEITVDGIIWARPGLDSEDVKMSFYHIDDWSTAVLELAKTNLRQEFGKLTLDESLVAREKIASNLQLSLDKMTDNWGIKVCNVEIKLIDPPEDIKKAMHKQKIAEQERRAMRLLATGKFEAAEQEKKATIQVAEGRKEAEIRVAEGKAKAIELVNEAAEKYFAGNAQDLKKLEVTENCLKNNTKVVLTDKGITPQLVVGDLPVIEKQTHQNTDMK